In Flavobacterium praedii, the DNA window ATGAAATCAATAAACAATATCTGTTGCGTTTGAAAGGAATTTAAAGCAATTGAATTAAGCCTTTATTTTTTCTAAATTCTGGTTTAAATTCAAAACACAAAACCACAGCAAAAGTCTGTGGTTTTTTTGTGCTTTGTATTTATTAGGCTATTTTCTAATTTCAAAAGCTTTGCTTGCAGAATAGTATTGTTTTGTAAAAGTATTTGTAAACTCAAAAGCTTTATCTGATAAAATAAAAAAGCAACCCTTTATGAGTTGCTTTACATATATTCTGAAACCATCTGGTTTATGTTTTCAATAACGAAAATAAGTTTAAACCATAGAATTAAAAACCGAATTATTGTTTCAAAATGGATTCTATGTTACAAACGATGTTTCTAATTAGATTTCTTTGGTCATTCGCTCAAGTGATAATTTATAGATCACGGCAAAAACACCGTCTTTCATGAATTCATTAAGTTTTGGTTTAAATTCTTCAGCCATTTCGGTAATTGCAATCATCTTTTTATTGTTTTCACGATTTTCTGGTTCCGTTTTTCGAACCCTAATTACTTCAATGAATTCATCCATCCATTTTTCATGGAGAATAATAAATTCTTTTTGTTCGCTAGTTAATTTTTTGATCTCAGTTTGATCCAAATGGGATGCAAAACTGCTAGGACTGATTAATGTTGCTCCTGTTGTCAAACCTAGGAATTTGAAAAAATTTCTTCTATTGGATTTTGAATCTAGCATATGAAATGATTTTTAATGAATAAAATAAACATAAAGATATACTGTTTCTATGACAAATAGATGAAATTGTTAAAAATAATTTTTAAAATATTGAGCAACAGTACAATTAAGAACAGCTAAAAGCAGATTATCTCGATTTATAAAAAGGCAACAATCTATTGAAAAAAAATAGATAGGGTACACTTTGCGGACTGTAATATAAAACTTTATAATCTGAGATTACAAAATCTGAATTAAATCCAAAGGATGATTTACTACTTGTTTTGCACCATTTTCAATCAATTCTTCTTTTGGTCGATAGCCCCAAGAAACGCCCACTGCAAACATATTGGCATTAGTGGCCGTTTGCATATCAATACCAGAATCACCTACGAAAATTATTTCTTCTGGTTTTAGTCCCATGCTTTTGCTTATTACCAAAGCTTCGGTGGGATTGGGTTTTTTGAGTGATTCAGTGGTTAATCCCACTGCAGAATCAAAATAGTTAGGAAACAAAGCAGCCGTGATTTTCTTGGTTAGTTCGTCCGATTTATTAGAGAACACGCCCATTTTCATATTATTCGAAATTAAATAATTCAATAATTCGATTATTCCTTCATACGATGTTGTTTTATGAGTACAAGCATCACGGTATTCTTCAATCATTAAACGGTAACAGCTCTCAATACTTTTTTCATCCTTATGTGTTGTTGGTAGTGATTTGCTAACCAAATTACGTAAACCACTACCAATGAAATATTGATAAGCATCATAACTATGAGTAGGGTAGTTGAGGTCTTGAAGCACGCTATTCATAGCATCTGCAATGTCTTCCAATGAATTTACTAATGTTCCGTCTAAGTCAAAAATAACTCCTTTAAACTTCATTTTTTGTTTTTTAATTTATAGAAAGAAGAGCCATTTCAATTCTTGTTTGGGGAATTTCTCAAAGTTACGGATATTGATTATCTTCTTGGAAAGTAAAGCAAGTTTAATCCCGTTTTGTTTTATATAGTTTCAATTACATTCTCTAGAGATCTTCTGGTTTTTGGTGTTACTTCGATTCGGTTAAAATCATCTTCGGAACCATAACCTACCGCCATTGCAAAAAGTGGTTTGTATGTTGACATTTGGAGAATATCGTGGTATTTATCCGTTTCTATACCTTCCATCGCAGTTGAATCAAGGCCAAGTGCTGCACTAGCCGTCAAACCAACCCCCAATGCAATATATACTTGTTTGGAAAACCATGTCTTCAAATCAGCTTCTGGCATATTGGCTTTAATTTGATTGTACCAGTCCTTTCTAGCTTGTGGAAATTCCTTGTCGACCACTTTTTGAAAAGCATCCAAATCATCCACAACACTAAACACCACTAATAGTTTGGCTTGATTTATTTTTTCTTCATTGTGCATGGAAACGGAAGCTAATTTTGCTTTAATTTCTGGATTTTGGACAAATGTAAATTTCCAAGGTTGGATATTTATTGAAGAAGGAGTGAGTCGCAAAATGGCTTTCAAATCCTCAATTTTTTCTTGTGGTATTTCTTTGTCAGCGTTGTATTTCTTTGCGGTATATCTTTTTTGTATTAATTCTAAAATATTCATGGCTGTATTTTTTTGTTGATTTCTATAGTAGTTATTACAGTTACAAAGTTAACCTAATACATTGGTAGTACGTACATTTTTAAAAATAGAAATAACCAAAATTGACAGAACAATTGGAATGATCAAGGATTGTAAATTTACAGTAGTTATAGGTGTTTTTTTTTTTTTTGGTATTTGTATAATTTAAAATGAATATCTCGCAAAAATAGACAAGCAGTACCAGTTTTTAGTATCGGATACATTATCTTTTATAGCTCCTCCTGGAAGTGTATAAGCTGTATTCAAATGGAAGTACCAATTGCTGGAATGAAAATATTTAAAAGTTAGATTGTACTCTGTTCCGTAAAAATTGGATTGAAGTGTAGATAAAGCCGGATTTCCTCCAATATTATTTTTTTCAGCCGCATAAAAAAGCCAAAACTGTCCTACCAATTGTGTTTTTTTTAATGGTTTATAAACAATTTGCAAACGGTGGCTTATTTCATTACTGTTTTGTACAATCTTATACATGTTAGATCCTTGTACCCATTGCTCGCCATTTCCTCCTGTATAGAGTTGGTCCCAACGATTATAGGAAGCAGTATTGGCATCATCACCACTAAAATAAGCATATCGATAACTAACTGTAGGAGCACCTTTAGAATTGATAAAACTCCAACCAAGCTCTCCATAATAGGCCAAAGCTTTCATATCAAAATTAGGATTACGCTGATAACCAACCTCCGTTTTGTAAAACAAGCCACCACCTTCTCCCGTTGATTTGAAAAAGCGAGCATTGTAAACCTGAAGTCCGTCACGTTTATGCACTGTTCCATCAGGCATGTAGTAATTGAAATTTGAATCTGAAACATTCAGATAACTTAAGCCTAGGATTCCATTTTTTTTGTTTTTCAATTGAAGGTTTATTCCTTTTATTGTTGTTTTACTATCCAAAATATCAAGTTCATTTGGTCTTAAGCTAAAACCTTGCAGTAGTATTTTGTCATAAACAATATCTGCAGTAAATAATTCTTTTCCTGCCCATCGCGGGTTTAGTTGTAAAGAAGCCCGATCATATCCATTCATTGAAGTATTAACAATTAACCAACCATCACCCAGAGTAAATTGCTTACGACCATAACACAAGTTGTATTTATATGCTTTGTCATTATTTGTGCGGCCACCACCCACAAAACCCACAAAAGCCTCTTCAACATCACCATAAATTCTTGATTTGTCAGTAAAAAGTTCGTTACCTGCCGAGAAGGACACCAGATAATTTACGCCACCATAGAGATGGATGTTTGCTTTTGGAATAACTTTTGCAATTCCATAAATACCGGCACTGGCAAACCCTTCGAGCCATGCAGTATAGCCATCTCCCACAGGTTTTTCGGCTAATGGATTACCGTTCGTCAGCTGTTCGGGTTGAGAAAACCACGCATTATCATTAGAATATACCATTTCGGAGGCGGCAGATTTTAGTGTCACAAATACATTTTCGGTATTATAAAGTACTGGAAAAAGATTTTTATCCTTGGCAACATTTACTTTGTTGGCATCTTGGTCTGTAACCGGAATCAACTTAACATTTATGGTTAACTCTACTGCATTTTGGGAGGAGGTTGTCACCAAAGGCGATGCTTTCTCGACAAAAGGCAATAGGTTAATTTTTGAGATGTTATAAGAGGTAAGGAAACTATTAAATTGTGTTTGTGTACTTACGGCAAATGTGTCTTCAATTACTCTTGTATATGCAGCATAAAGTGTAGTATCAACAGGTTGGTTCTCATATACAAAATGTATGGATTGTATGTTTGTACCTTCGTAGATTGATATCGGGTTATTGGACTGAGCAAAAGAATAGGTACTTATTATAATCGATAATAAGCACCCTTTTATTAGTTTCTTCATATATTTTATGATTTAAAAATCAGTCCATCCTCCATCTGTAGCCATTATGGTTCCAGTAAGAGCTGAAGATTCGTCTGAGAGAAGGTATAGAATATTTGAAGCTTGTTCCCAAGGGTAAGATCCTCTATGTTCTGAGTCGCAATATTTAAGAAGACTCATCGTTTTTATGGCTCCCATTCCAAATCCCTCACCAGCAGCAACTGTAGCTTTTACAAATTTCCCTGCACGATCGACCATTGGTGTTTGGGTTTCTGCCATATTAACAGAATTTACTCTAATGCCATAAGGCGCATAATCAATGGCAGCATTGCGTGTTAACCCATTTACCGCGTGTTTGCTGGCAACATAAGCAGGGTTTCCAGATAAACCAGTCATACCCGCAATAGAACCTACAAGCACCACAGAGCCTCCATTATTTTGTTTCAGTAATTGAGTTAAGGTAGAACGTAAAGATTTAAAAGTACCAGCGGCATTCGTTTTGAACGTATTATCCCAGTATTCATCGGTTGCATCTGTTATAGAGGCAGGCATGAGTGCTCTTTGTTCTTTGTTGAATTCAAATTCAGTACCCGAAAATACGCCATCCATGACACCGGCATTGAGACAAGCATAATCTACTTTACCAAATTTTTCAACGGCTACTTGAATCATTCGATCACAATCTGCCGCAATTTGAATGTTTCCTTTCACAAAAACTATTTTTCCACCACTTTTTGCATTCACTTTGTTGATAGAGTCAGAAACTTGTTGTCCTAATTCTTGAAGCCAGTCCATAATCACTACATTCGCTCCTTCTTTGACCGCACGTATGGCAGTCCATTTACCAATTCCGCGGGCACCACCAGTAATGATAATTGTTTTTCCTTTAAAACGGTTAGGGATGAAATAGTCTTTGTCAAGACGCGTAACATTTCGTTTTTGTGGTTTTGTTGCATTTTGAGCATTTGCTGACACCGCAAAAAACAATGCTACAGTAGCTGCGCAAACCAATGAGTTTAGTGTTTTCATAATACCATTTTTTTTTGAATTAATAATTGTAAGTATCTAAATAATAAAGTCTTATTTTTTTGTTTCTGTTAAATGTTTTAATCAGAATATTAATTTTTTAATAAAATTAATATTTTATTTTAGTATTTATAGTTTTGATTTACAATTTTTTTCAAAATTTTCATAAGGTTCTTCTTTGTAATGTTTTCTGGATTATCGAATCGTTTGTGACTTATATTTTGTAGAGTAGAGATTATTTTTTAATTTAAGTAGTCACTCATTGGAAATAAGCAACAAAAAACTTGAATAGGTGAGTGCGAATTGTAGTTTATCTTTCCCCAATTATTGACTTAATAAACATCTAAGAGTTAAATGGTAGCAGAATTGAATTCCTATCTTGAGAGGGGTTAGGGGAATGTTTTCTTTAAAATATAAATACTTTATTTTGATACTGTTGCTCAAAAGTATTTACATTAATTTAAACCAACAGGAAATATTGTACTTACTATTTAAGTAAGTAACTCGATATCTTTATAAAAGAAACTGATTAACATTCCGAATGAATTCTAAATATATTCACGGAAAAAAATCGGGAAACTTTACCTAGCGGTAGTGTTCCTTAGTAGTAATCAAGATATCCGATAACCGTAACACCTCATCCGAAGCAGCTAATTACTTGACCGAAGATTAAAAATGGCATTCAGAAGCATGTAACAGGCTATCCGAAGCATACAACAGGCAATCCGAAGCTTGTATCAGGCGTTCCGAAGCGCTCATCAGGGCATTATTTTTTCTTTGGATGCCCTATTTTGCTGGGCGTAGCATAAAAAGGGTTGAAATGAATAAAATGTACGTTTTTATGTTTGTGATTTTTATGATCTATATCCTGATAGCGGATTTGCAATCCGTGCCCACAAAGTATATAGACACTGGATATTGATAAAAGATTAAATTATTTTAAAAGTAGAAAAAGAAGTTGGGTTTTAGAATAGGAACGGGCACGGATTGCAAATCCGCCTATCGTTGCGGTAATATATCCGCGTCATCGGGTAGTATATCATCAAGTAGGTCCACATTCTAAGAGAAAAATGAATTGCTTTTTCGATTTAGTAACTGAGATCCCTCGTTCCTCGGGATGACAATATTGGGCTTAGATATTGCATGAGATCACTGGTTTCTATGAATCACTGCATATTTGCGAGGAATGAAATTACTATTTGTAAGAAGAATAGGTGTTAAATAGTTGTTAATTATCAAATATAAGAATAGTAATGTAAGAATTTTTTTTAAATTCAATTATTATTAACAAATAACCAACATTTTATGTCTAAATTGATTACTACCATTGCGTCACCGGCAGTATTGACTGCTTTTACAACCGCTGTTAATACAGCATTAACTCCTTTGAATCCCTTTAAAATTAATTTGACCGATGAGGAAAAAAAAGGAACGCGTTCTATGGCGGAAGGCAGGGAAGGGTATGCCCGTTTAATCTCTAGAATTGCCAATCAATTTCCCAATTCATTGAGCCGTGCCGATGTTCCCTCAGAACTAGCCAATCTTTTAGATTATTACAATAATCTAGAAGCTAACAAAATGGCACTAATGCAGGCAATGGAAACTATTGAAGAAATTCAGTTGGGCGCTGCAACTGATGTAATGACTTTGGTAGATCGTTACGCTATAAACTTGCAGGTATCTCGAGGAAATGAAGGTTCACTTGACCTTGCCATGGGCGAAGTAGACCAATGGAACAAGCGTTATGCCAATAAAAAGGAAGAGCCTAAAGTTCCTGTAACTCCAGAAGAGCTAAATTAAGTACAAAACTTGATTCTAATTTTAAAAGCCAAGCTACCTAAAAAACAGCTTGGCTTTTTTTATGGAATGCTGCGCCATACTAATAGTAAGGCGCGCCTATCGATTTGGTAGGCGTCGCCTTTGTTTTTGATAGGCGCGCCTTCAATTTTAGTAGGCTCGCCTATGTTTTTGGTAGACGTCGCGTACAATTTTAATAGGCGCGCCTATCGATTTGGTAGGCATCGCCTATGTTTTTGATAGGCTCGCCTCTTAATTGTTTAGGCGAGCCATAATATTGGGTAGGCACGCCTATGATTTTGATAGGCACGCCTATGGTTTTGGTAGGCGTGCTTATGGTTTTTGTAGGTGCGCCTATAGATTTGATAGGCGTGCCAATAGTTTTGGTAGGCGCGCCTATGTATGTGGGAGTAGTAATTAGACTGTGTAAACTAAAAAAAGCAACCCGTTTGGGAGTTGCTTTTTGTTTTAGATTGAAAATACTTGGCTTGTGGGTTCGAGCAATAGGTGTCGCGCTGGGTAAATAACAATAAAGTATTTTTATATGAATTGTTGATAATTTAATTTATTAAGTAAGCCGTTGGTGAAATCAATTCTATAAATTTGAAAAAATTAAAAAAATATGGATTTTAGATTAGGTGAGTTGTTTTGTGGGCCAGGTGGAATAGCTATTGGGGCTAGAGATGCAGCATTCGAGCATAATGGTGAAATATATTCGATTTCTCACGAATGGGCTAATGATTATGAAAAAGATACTTGTGAAACTTATTCTAAAAATATTTGTCCAGAAAACGTAGGCTCAGTAATATGTGAAGATGTTAGAAAACTTGATATAGATAATTTATCACAAATTGATGGTTTAGCTTTTGGTTTTCCTTGTAATGATTTTTCAATTGTTGGTGAACAAAAAGGCTTTGAAGGAAATTATGGACCACTTTATACTTATGGGATCAAAGCATTAAATAAATTCCAACCAAGTTGGTTTCTAGCTGAAAATGTTGGAGGATTGAGAAACTCAAATGATGGAAATGCTTTCCAGACCATTATTGATGAATTGACTGCCACAGGATATAATGTTGTTGCGAATCTTTATAAATTTGAAAATTATGAAGTACCGCAAGCAAGACATAGAATTATCATTGTTGGTATTAGAAATGATTTAGGATTAACTTTTAAAGTTCCTATAATAAAAAACCCTAAAACTATTACTTCTCGTGAAGCAATAGAAATACCTTCTATACCAACTAATGCTCCAAACAATGAACTCACAAGACAGTCAGAAAATGTAATTGAAAGATTAAAACATATAAAACCAGGTCAAAATGCTTTTAATGCAACAATACCCGACCATTTAAAATTGAATGTAAAAGGTGCTCAAATAAGCCAAATCTATAAACGATTAGATCCAAATAAGCCTGCTTATACAGTAACTGGAAGTGGAGGTGGAGGCACTCACATTTACCATTGGGAAGAAAATCGAGCTCTTACAAATCGTGAAAGAGCTAGACTGCAAACATTTCCTGATGATTTTGTGTTTTGTGGTTCTAAAGAAAGTGTCAGAAAACAAATCGGTATGGCGGTTCCACCCAAAGGAGTTAAATTAATTTTTGAATCTATTTTAAAAACTTTCGCTAGAATTCCTTATGATAGTGTTTTACCAAATATAGAAACAAGAAATAGAGATTTATTTGGTAAAATGGTTATGGAACCAACTGAAGATTATATAACAAATTAAAGATTTATGATAATAAATAATCTTTACCCAACAGCATTAATAAATCCTAAAGCCATTGCAAATAAACTGTATATTGTCAGTGGATATGCGTCTGCAACTTTTGCAAGGAGACATATAGTTGAGTTATTAGCTATAAACAATGATTTTGAAATCAATCTTATAATTGGTATGCCAAATTCTAAAAGTGATCATCTAGCATTTGTTGCACTTCATAATGAGTTTGGAAATAATTTTAAAGGATATTATTATAGGAATTCAGCTCCTGTGCACTGTAAAGTTTATTCTTGGTATAATGATGATGAACCTTGCATTGGTTATACTGGTTCTGCAAACTATAGTCAATATGGTTTTTTTACTCATTTACAAGTCAATCAACTAAATCATGATGATCCAATTCAAATCAAAAGTCTTTTTGATGATTTACTGACTAGAAGTACATATATTCCAAATGAAACAATTGTTTTACCTTTATATCATCGAACTCCTCACATAGGTAGCGTATTACCTAGTAAGATTCAATGGGAAATAGCTAACAAAAGGGTAAGAATTAGCTTCTTGGACAATAAAGGAATTCTACCAAAAGGATCTGGATTAAATTGGGGGCAACGACTCTCAAAAAATACTAATAAAATTACTGGTAAAATTACTTGGAGTCAGCGAGAGCCCAATCAAGCATATTTAAGTTTAAAACAAGACTCTAGAAAAGAAGGCTTCTTACCAGAAAAGGCATTTACTTTTTCTCTAATAACTGATGATGGTCACAGTTTTGACTGTGTTGTTGCTCAAGATGGTAGGAAAGCAATCCACTCTACAAAAGACAATAGTGAAATAGGAAAATATATCAGAAATAGAATTGGAGTGTCTTTAGGTTCTCCAGTAACTGTTGAAGATTTGGAAAGATATGGAAGGACAGATTATACCATTGAAAAAATAGATGATGAGACTTTTCTCCTAGATTTTTCAGTATAATTCATTCCAATCAAATATTTATTAAATCCCGATCGTGCGGATTTTCAATCCGTGTCCACACAGTACATATACAAAGTCAGAATAAAAAGAATAATAAAAAAAGGGGATTGATAATTGGAATTGGTACAGATTCAAAATCCCCGCTATCTGGTCTTTTGGATTAGTTCTTTGAAAGATAAAAGTTCTCGCCTAGCCCCGATGGAAGGGAAAATCCTTTTTAATCTCGTTTTTTTGCGAGATTAAAAAGATTGGAAAGACAGCGGGAGTGAAGTTGATGAAAAACCAAATACTTCTGCTCCTAAAACAAAAAAAACACCAGCTTTTCGACTGGTGTTGTTGATGACCTTTGCCAAAGTTCAAAACTTTGGCAAAGGTTTTAGTACCCTATATTAGTGTACCAACTCACTTTGATTTCTAAAAAAGAGTTCGCCATCAAAAGCATCGAGTAGGATGATGCTATCGGCATGTACTTTGCCAGCGAGGATTTCTTGTGGGGGGATGAAATAGAGTAGTATTATTTTAAATTCTTGATTTGTTTGTTGTTGACCAATGCTTCATTTGAGTGATTGCAATAGTGTTCAGTTGAATTAATCGCTCGGGTTGTGTTTGCCCTTGATGTATGAAAACGGCGTTTAGACTTTCTAAGTTAGATAACACCACCAATTGTTCAATTGTTGCAGTATCCCTGATGTTCCCTTCCAAATCGGGATGTTCCTCAGGCCATTGTTTTGCTGTTGTGCCAAACAATGCCATATTGAGTAAATCGGCTTCGCTGGCATAAACAAAATTGATTTTGATTTTGTCAAGTTCCTTGGGAATGAGGTTTTGTTTTATAGCATCTGTATGAATGTGGTAATTTACTTTTGCCAGTGTACGTTGAAAACTCCATTCTAATTTTAGTCTGTCATTTTCATCGTCTTTTAAACGTTGGAATTCTTTGATGAGGTATATTTTAAATTCAGGGCTAATCCACATTCCAAACTCAAAAGCAATATCGGGGTGTGCATAAGTGCCTCCATATCTTCCAGTAGTTGCTTTCAATCCTATTGCATTGGTTTTTTCAACCCAATCTTTGACACTTAATTTATAACTATTCAATCCTGCTTGACTTTTAATTATGGCGAATTCGCCATAATTAAAATTAGGGTTATAGATGCTTTCCCAAATGCCAATGAATTCAACGGTGTTTCTATTTCTTAACCAATCTGAAATAAAAAAATCACCATCTTTTGCTTTCAACATATCAGTAAGGGATATAAATTCAGAAGCTTTTTTTTGAATAATTGTAATTGCAGTTCCTTTAACATTTATTGTTTTGCTTTTTGCCATAACTCATTTTTTTTGCAGTTTTTATTTAAAACAAAAGATTTTAATTTTTTTTGTTGTGATGTTGCAATGAAAAGTAAATGTACTAAAATTCTTCAATTATGTTTGGTGATTTGATTGATGTCTATGGTTTAATTAAAAAAACACCAGCTTTTCGACTGGTGTTGTTGATGACCTTTGCCAAAGTTCAAAACTTTGACAAAGGTTTTAGTAAGCTATATTAGTGTACCAACTCACTTTGATTTCTAAAAACGAGTTCGCCATCAAAAGCATCGAGTAGGATGATGCTATCGGGATGTACTTTGCCAGCGAGGATTTCTTTGGAGAGCTGGTTGAGCACCTCTCTTTGTATCACTCTTTTTACGGGTCTTGCACCAAATTGCGGATCATAGCCTTTCTCAGAAAGATGGGCGATGGCCTCGGGTGTTGCGTCCATGGTGATGCCTTGTTGGGCAAGCATTTTGGTAACGCTATTCAATTGCAATCCTACAATTCTAGTAATATTGGCAGTGGTCAATGGCGTGAACATTACGATTTCGTCGATACGGTTGATGAACTCGGGACGCACGGTTTGTTTCAATAATCCGAGTACCTCGACTTTGGCGAGTTCGGTGGCGGCTTCGACACTTCCTTTCAGGTTCTCAAACTTATCCTGTATGATTTGGCTTCCCATGTTGGAAGTCATGATGATAATTGTGTTCTTGAAATCGGCCAAACGTCCTTTGTTGTCGGTCAAACGCCCTTCATCAAGCACTTGTAACAAAATATTGAAAGTGTCTGGATGGGCTTTTTCGATTTCATCCAACAAAATCACAGAATACGGTTTTCTACGCACGGCTTCGGTCAATTGTCCACCTTCGTCATAGCCCACGTATCCTGGAGGGGCACCGACCAATCGGCTTACGCTGTGGCGTTCTTGGTACTCGCTCATATCGATTCGTGTCATCGCGTTTTCATCGTCAAAGAGGTATTCGGCTAGTGCTTTGGCCAACTCGGTTTTTCCCACTCCTGTTGTTCCAAGGAAAAGGAAAGTTCCGACAGGTTTTTTCATATCCTGCAAACCGGCACGACTACGGCGCACGGCGTCACTCACGGCTTCGATGGCTTCTTCCTGACCAACCACACGTTTGTGCAGTTCTTCTTCCAGATGCAATAGTTTTTCGCGCTCGCCTTGCAACATTTTCATCACGGGAATTCCAGTCCATTTGGCCACTACTTCGGCAATGTCCTCTCGGGTTACTTCTTCTTTAATCAACGAAGTTCCCGATTGGTTTTCCTGTAATTGTTTGGTAAAAACGGCTAGTCGCTCTTGGGCTTCTTTGATTTTTCCATAACGAATTTCGGCTACTTTACCATAATCGCCCTCACGCTCGGCACGTTCGGCTTCGTATTTGAAGTCTTCAATTTCGGTTTTTACGATTTGAATGTTATCAACGACTTCTTTCTCAGATTTCCATTTGGCGTAAATCTCATTTCGTTCTTCTTTGAGATTGGCCAAATCCATTCCTAATATTTTGAGTTTGCTTTCGTCTTTTTCGCGTTTGATGGCTTCAATTTCGATTTCCAACTGCATTATTTTTCGATCCAAAACATCCAATTCCTCTGGTTTGGAGTTAATTTCCATTCGCAGTTTAGAAGCCGCTTCGTCCATCAAATCGATGGCTTTGTCCGGAAGGAAACGATTGGTGATGTAACGTTGTGATAGCGTTACGGCAGCAATAATGGCGTCGTCCTTGATTTGTACTTTATGGTGTGTTTCGTATTTTTCCTTGATTCCTCTTAGAATCGAAATCGCACTTTCGGTATCGGGTTCTTCGATAATGATTTTTTGGAAACGGCGTTCGAGCGCTTTGTCTTTTTCGAAATATTTTTGGTATTCGTCTAAAGTCGTTGCACCGATAGCTCTCAATTCGCCACGAGCCAAAGCTGGTTTCAAGATATTGGCGGCATCCATAGCGCCTTCGCCACCGCCTGCACCTACAAGCGTGTGAATTTCGTCAATGAACAACACGATGTCTCCTTCGGCCGCGATGACTTCTTTAACTACTGATTTTAAACGTTCTTCGAATTCTCCTTTGTATTTGGCTCCCGCAATCAAAGCTCCCATATCTAAGGAGAATACGATTTTGTCTTTCAAATTGTCGGGTACATCACCATCTACAATTCGGTGTGCGAGACCTTCGGCAATGGCGGTTTTACCCACTCCGGGTTCACCTACCAGCATCGGATTGTTTTTGGTTCGTCGGGTAAGGATTTGCAATACACGACGGATTTCTTCGTCACGGCCAATTACAGGATCTAGTTTTCCGGATCGAGCCAATTCGTTTAAGTTTTTGGCATATTTATTCAAAGCATTGTAGGTTTCTTCGGCAGAGGCAGAGGTTACTCGCTCGCCTTTGCGCAATTCTTCGATTGCTGCTTTTAGTCCTTTTCCGGTTACGCCTTGGTCTTTTAAGATTTGCGCCACTTTGCTTTTCGAATCGAAAATAGCGAGAATCAAATGTTCGACAGAAACGTATTCGTCATTCATTTTTTTTGCAATGATTTCGGCTTCATTCAATGCAGAATTAGCCGTTCTGGAAAGCTGAATTTCACCTCCGGATACTTTCGGAAAACTCTGGATGGTACTGTCTAGAATTTGTAAAAACAAAGGCACATTGACGTTTAGTTTTTTCAAAATAAACGGAGCCACATTCTCATCTACTTCAAAAATAGCTTTGAAAATGTGTTCGTTCTCGATTTGCT includes these proteins:
- a CDS encoding KilA-N domain-containing protein, whose protein sequence is MAKSKTINVKGTAITIIQKKASEFISLTDMLKAKDGDFFISDWLRNRNTVEFIGIWESIYNPNFNYGEFAIIKSQAGLNSYKLSVKDWVEKTNAIGLKATTGRYGGTYAHPDIAFEFGMWISPEFKIYLIKEFQRLKDDENDRLKLEWSFQRTLAKVNYHIHTDAIKQNLIPKELDKIKINFVYASEADLLNMALFGTTAKQWPEEHPDLEGNIRDTATIEQLVVLSNLESLNAVFIHQGQTQPERLIQLNTIAITQMKHWSTTNKSRI
- the clpB gene encoding ATP-dependent chaperone ClpB, with product MNINKFTIKSQEAIQLSQQLVQSLGQQQIENEHIFKAIFEVDENVAPFILKKLNVNVPLFLQILDSTIQSFPKVSGGEIQLSRTANSALNEAEIIAKKMNDEYVSVEHLILAIFDSKSKVAQILKDQGVTGKGLKAAIEELRKGERVTSASAEETYNALNKYAKNLNELARSGKLDPVIGRDEEIRRVLQILTRRTKNNPMLVGEPGVGKTAIAEGLAHRIVDGDVPDNLKDKIVFSLDMGALIAGAKYKGEFEERLKSVVKEVIAAEGDIVLFIDEIHTLVGAGGGEGAMDAANILKPALARGELRAIGATTLDEYQKYFEKDKALERRFQKIIIEEPDTESAISILRGIKEKYETHHKVQIKDDAIIAAVTLSQRYITNRFLPDKAIDLMDEAASKLRMEINSKPEELDVLDRKIMQLEIEIEAIKREKDESKLKILGMDLANLKEERNEIYAKWKSEKEVVDNIQIVKTEIEDFKYEAERAEREGDYGKVAEIRYGKIKEAQERLAVFTKQLQENQSGTSLIKEEVTREDIAEVVAKWTGIPVMKMLQGEREKLLHLEEELHKRVVGQEEAIEAVSDAVRRSRAGLQDMKKPVGTFLFLGTTGVGKTELAKALAEYLFDDENAMTRIDMSEYQERHSVSRLVGAPPGYVGYDEGGQLTEAVRRKPYSVILLDEIEKAHPDTFNILLQVLDEGRLTDNKGRLADFKNTIIIMTSNMGSQIIQDKFENLKGSVEAATELAKVEVLGLLKQTVRPEFINRIDEIVMFTPLTTANITRIVGLQLNSVTKMLAQQGITMDATPEAIAHLSEKGYDPQFGARPVKRVIQREVLNQLSKEILAGKVHPDSIILLDAFDGELVFRNQSELVH